The Xyrauchen texanus isolate HMW12.3.18 chromosome 13, RBS_HiC_50CHRs, whole genome shotgun sequence genome contains the following window.
taaggtatcatgaacaaacaatgaactatatTCTTACAGCATGAATTAATCTTTGTTAAATGTGTTAATAACACacaattgttcattgctagttcatagtgcattaactaatgttaacaaaaacaattttcaattttaaaaaatgtattagtatacgtTAAAATGAATACTAAGATTAAtacatgttaactaatggaaccttcttgtaaattgttaccataaATTATCAAATGAAAGATAAACATGAATGATTAATTTGTAGTGTCAAAACAACAATTTTAggctatgattttggagcaaaagcacagttaaaaaaataaccttagaaaggtagcagtataattatttttatttttagatagaGATTTGTGTGCATAATTATGCAATGGTAGGTATTactaaaatcagctgactttacaAAATAATGCATAAATCAGTAATTACtgatccatggcatttcatattttggctttcaccATTTATGTTTATCTAatatcagtaaaaaaaacaaatcaggtTGAGTTGACAGAATGACGCACTTATAATGATTTTTTCAGGGCTTGGTGGAGGCATTATCCATCTGTGCTGGATAAAAATCATTTACTGAAATAAACAAGCTATCAGCCTGATAATAATTAAATAGACTAGTCTTGTATTAATTTATAAAGGTTTGTTGAGTTGATGGCAGACTGAATGTAAACTGCTCTTCAAAATCACATCAGTAAATTGAATGTAGCACTTGTAAGGGTCACCTACTCAAGTCTTCAACATAGATAAAGAACTCCATTTTGCCAGGAATATTCTTATCAAATGGAAGATCACTATAGTGAAATTCACAGTAGTACACGTCTGTATCCAGTCTTTGAAGGTTTGAGATTCTAAGATGGACTGTATGGTTGTCTAACTCATCATGGACAGTAATGCGATCTTTGTCCACAGGCCCACTGATGAATGCTGATAAGCCTTTGGAAAGATACAGCACTGATCTGGACTGCAGCAGTCTGCGTTTCAGTGAAAAGGCAAACGGTTTGTACTCTTTCATTGCTGATTCACAGGAAATGTCAACGGATGAATTTCTTATTCTGTGGATATAAACAAAACCCTCATGTGCTGAGGTGAAATGGTCCAAAGTTAGTCACATTTTTGTAGATGAATCACATGCATTACAAAACACAGGCACATTAAAAAGCTTCTAAAATAAAAGTCATGGATTGGCTAAATAAAATGGAAGGATATGTCTGACTACAatatattgtatttgttttttgtttttttttcacattttagaataatagtaaagtcatcaaaactatgcaaTACCATAAATGACACTATGGGAATTATGCTGTgattaaacaaaatccaaaataatataactgtgttatattttagcatcttcaaagcagTCATCCTTTGTCTAGAGTTTGCAgatatgtactcttgacattttctcaaccaacttcttgaggaatcaccctgagattctttttaaacagtattgaaggagttcccatctatgttgggcacttattggccaatattatataacatataacaacaattaaaaattggtcagcaaatcttaaaaaatacaaataataatagggTTAAAACTGGTATGTActctatttgaaaaatgtacttaCCTGTTATAGAGATGATGATAAAAAACAGCAGATTAACTTGAGCATACTTATAGACAAACATCTTTGAAGATGattaaagaaaaagagaaagagtgtGCACAGTAAGAAAGAAACATTCAACTCTGAGTGTAACCAAGAAATCACCTCGTATGAAAATGAATAGCACAATGTTTTGACTCCACCTTGTAGGGATGTGCAGTTGGGGCCCTGTATTCATCAAAAGGAAGTAAAACTGGGTTGTCACAAGTTTACAACCATTTCAAAACTGTCACTTGTCACACAAAAAGAGTCACTGCACAAAACCGCAATATCACATCATGGCCTGTTTTAAAGGAGGGCTGCTGCAAATGTGCCAGAAAAATAGGATAAAGGATAACAAAAAGcagcttaatgccatttttgctAACTGTAGGTTTCTCTCCAAAAAAGAAATGGTATATTATGTTCTCAGGTCTTTTAACTAGCAACAGCAAACATCTTCATTGTCTGACCCAAACTCAGTTGATGTTATCAATGTTTAAATCATGAGTGTGTGAATATACTGATATAAAAATACTTTACTGAACTCATTTGATAGTGTTTAAAATAAAGCTACTCAAATGATCTCAGCAATGTCTTTTTGTTTTGGCGATTCAAAACAAGTACCAACAGATAAATATATTATTCTGCAAGTACCCTTATTTTCCTGGAATATTGGATACTTAATTTTGTTTAATGTAACAGACCATCATCAGccatttgcaaaaaataaaaaataaaaaaacagttgaacacttaaataataatacatatacaattataataaattgtTTCTTGATTTAAGGGGTTTTCTTTCAGCTGGGTTGTGCTATCATACATCTCTATCTGTATAaagtgtatctctctctctctctctctctctctctatatatatatatatacttataacaCACAGATGATTGTATTGttgttgtacatattgaatacaaaaCTCATTCACAGTCTAGGTGAACCCCGTAGGCTAATGATGTGAACAAAAGCAAATTAGTTGGCAAACCTGGAATTCATTTAACGAATCAAGATTTGAGGTGTGGGTAagagatattttaaataataataatacaaaaatattattatactgcGGCTACTCTCCCTCGAAGTGTGGATTAACGTTTTTGTAGATGAATCACATGCattacaaaacacaggaacattAAAAAGTTTCCTAAATGAACTGCTTCTAAAATAAATGAAACTCATGGATAGCtatataaatggagacaatttaatactgtggctactctccatagaagtggtcgtccagccaaAATAACTCAAATCATTAGAACTGGTTAACATTATGGACACCACGAAGGatgccgctgctttccaacaaaaacattgcttcacgcctgaagtttgccaaaaaccaccttgacactccacaacgctcctgggaaaatgttttgtggactgatgaaaccaaggttgaattgtttgggaagaacatgcagcactatgcATGGAGCATCATAATTTGGAGCTGCTTCGTTGCCTGGACCGCTTACCACCATCGAGgaaaaaatgaattaaagttgATCAAGATGTCCTACAAGATAATGTCTGGGTGGCTAGGCaaaagctgaagctcagtagaagagtttgggtgatgcagcaagacaatgaccctaaacatcaaagtaaatacaATACAGAATGTCagagaaatagaaaaataaaatagaaatagaaaaccATCCTTTTGAAGTGgctcagtcagagcccagaccttaacgcAATAGAGCTGATGTAGAACAACCTCAAGAGAGTTGTTCACACAAAaaatcctaagaatatggctgagctgaaccAGTTCTGTAAGAAAGAATGGTCCAAAAGGCCTTCCGAACGTTGTGCAAGTCTATTCCGCAGCTaccagaaatgcttggttgaggttattgctgttaaaggaggatcgaccagttagtaaatccaagggttcacttacttttactatagcgctgtgaatgtttaatggaatATGTTCAATCAAGACATGAAAGGGTatcattgtttgtgttgttagcttaagcaccgccatgtttgtctatacttgtgactttgaagaagatgagattatattttattaccaattaatgcagaaaaccagctaattccaaagggttcacataattgCCTTGCCTCTGTATACAAATCAAGAGGAAATGTTTCAACTATACCTCTTGATTTGGAAAAAACCTCTTAAAGGTAAAGAAAACCATTGTGACaactttaacccttgtgcgaccttcaggaaatgtttgtcttttcgatcattttggctgtgttaatgccaacagcataAATTTTACCAAAGGTAAATGCgtatgtgtattgagaagtgtgtgtgtgggtgtgggtgtgtgtgtgtgtgtaaaaaacatttaaacaaactggcttttaaatggttaaaatcctgaaaatgtatgaatatctgGTAGTGATGATCAGGACtgatattgattaaaaaaaatctgtgaaagtggaaaataatattaatatataatatttatacggCAGTTTTTTTACACGGATATTTTTGTACTCTCAGGTACTAttttatctgacactgcacaaaaaaaaaaataatgcatcaaaaACAATGCTgctgctaatcattgacatatcccaaactgtgataatccaaaaaaaaaaaaaagaaaacaaattcccCTTAGCATTTCCCCTTAGAATGGAAAATAATttcatggttttttttttctccatataaaACAAAAGTGGCATTACATACACAAACTGAAACAgacatttaaaggtttaaaatccTGAAGAAACATCTCTTTTTCAGGTTaagttaattttgtaaaaatccaaataactttacagatctttattgtaaagggtttaaacaatgatttccatgcttgttcaatgaaccataaacaattaatgaacatgcacatgcGGAACAGTCGTTAAGACTAACAGCTTActgacggtaggcaattaaggtcagttAATTGTCAAtaaaaaacttaggacactaaagagacctttctactgactgaaaaacaccaaatgaaAGATGCCcggggtccctgctcatctgcgtgaatgtgcgttagtcatgctgcatggaggcatgatgactgcagatgtggccagggcaataaattgcaatgtctgtacagTGAGATCcataagacagtgctacagggggacaggaaggacagctgatcatcctcgaaGTGGCAGACCATGTTTAACAACACCTGCATTGGATCGGtatatccgaatatcacacctgcggaacAGGTACAGgatagcaacaacaactgcctgagttacaccaggaacgcacaatccctccatcagtgcttagACTCTCCGgtataggctgagagaggctggactgagggcttgtagtcctgttgtaaggcaggtccttaccagatatcAGAGACAACAATGTCTCCTGTGGGCACAAACCCATCTTTGctagaccagacaggactggcaaaaagagctcttcactgatgagtcgcggttttgtctcaaCAGGGGTGACGGttggactcgcgtttatcgtcaaaggaatgagcgttacaccgaggcctttactctggagcgggattgatttggagaTGGAGGGTCTGTCATGATCTGGGGCggtaaaatggtctgcactaatATAGAGCCTTcataaccttagcggtattcaaagggCTTTACACCACGTCCCATTCACCCactaatgacggcagagctgccatgcaaggcgctagcctgccattggcagcaacttgggattcagtgtcttgtccaaggacgctttgacatgtggagtcgtgtgggccgggaatcaaaccaccaaccctgcgattagattAGACAagctgctctaccacctgagccacagctgccccatcatcatcatcacagcatcatcagactgagcttgttgtatttgcaggcaatctcaacgctgtgcaatacagggaagacatcttcctccctcatgtggtacccttcttgGAGGCTCAAACAGTCATGACCCTCCagtatgacaatgccaccagccatactgctcgttctgtgcatgatttcctgcaagacaggaatgtcagtgttctgccatggccagcgaagagcctggatctcaataccattgagcacatctgggaactgttggatcagagggtgagggctagggccattcccccagaaatgtccgggaacttacCAGTGCTTTGCTGGAgaagtggggtaacatctcacagcaagaactggcaaatctagtGCAGTAGCCTACATAAGGAGgcgatgcactgcagtacttaataaaGCTGGTGGCCAtgccagatactgactgttacttttgattttgaccccccccccccatcccatatatacacacatatacagtggatataaaaagtctacacacccctgttaaaatgccatgtttttgtgatgtaaaagaatatgacaaagataaatcatgtcagaacttttctcacttttaatgtgacctataatgggaacaattcatttgaaaaacaaactgaaatgttTTGGGGGggaaaatgacaattaaaaacctggttgcataagtgtgcataccctcttataactggggatgtggctgtgttcagaattaaccaatcacatacaaactcatgttaaatagaagtcattacacacctgccatcatttaaagtgactctgattaatcacaaataaagttcagctgttctagtaggattttcctgagaTTGCGTGGTGCACGAGACTCTTCGACACAAAGGCGGTTGGTGACGGCTGGATTGTGACTGGAGCACTGATGGTAGGAAGTAGCGTGGACTCCGGAAGCGATCCGGAAATGGAGGATGAAATGGCGGATGTGGATAAAGAAGGAAATGCAAGTAATGAATGGAAGGTGGTAGAAgctaggaaaagaaagaaaagttggGGGCAAATATCAGAAACGGATAGTGAGAAGGTATATCAACAGGTAAGAAGGAGGAAAGAGGAATATAAGGTGTTGTTGAAGTTTATGTCAGAATCTGTAAACATCATCAGCCCTTTGAAATTAACTAAAGCACTGAAAGAAATATTAGGGACGACTGAAAGTGTTAAGACCTTAAGGGATggtaaaatgttgctgttttgtaaggTAGGACAGAAAGTAGGACAGAAAGAATTAAAATTATTATCAGAGCTGCTGAAAAGTACTTGGAATTAGTGGATGTTAATGTTGATATGATAAACGAAAGGCTTAAGATGCAAacagcaaacagtcagacagtaaaTAGTCAGGCAGCATGTGGTGGTTCATAATGGTATTTACGATCCTGCAATGGAATGCAAGAAGTTTAATTGCTAACGGACAAGAATTTAAGAAATTCATAACAAATCAAGAAAATTATCCTGACATTATATGCGTACAAGAAATATGGCTAAAACCACAAATGCATGGATACAATACTATTAGAAGAGATAGACATAAAGGAAATGGTGGTGGgaagcttccaaagcatcagagggaaatcattgttgaaagatatcagtcaggagaagggtacaaaagaatttctaaagcattagatataccatggaacacagtgaagacagttatcatcaagtggagaaaatatgttatggtctgatgaatccaaggttgaactttttggccataattccaaaagggtttggtgcaaaaacaacactgcacatcacccaaagaacaccatacccacagtgaagcatgggggtggtagcatcatgctttggggctgtttttcttcagccttagtcagggtggagggaattatgaacagttccaaataccaggcaattttggcacaaaaccttcaggtctccgttagaaagctgaagataaAGAggtagttcacctttcagcacgacaacgacccaaagcacacatccaacactgacatgatttatctttgtctca
Protein-coding sequences here:
- the cd7al gene encoding cd7 antigen-like isoform X1 codes for the protein MFVYKYAQVNLLFFIIISITAHEGFVYIHRIRNSSVDISCESAMKEYKPFAFSLKRRLLQSRSVLYLSKGLSAFISGPVDKDRITVHDELDNHTVHLRISNLQRLDTDVYYCEFHYSDLPFDKNIPGKMEFFIYVEDLTHQTCSCLGYLLLLYVISGAACVLGLLVVTLITAYYCKFSNRKNPQHLVPVYEEMTGVRPAKGTATSRHVENTTLDEEIDSTLLSKENIYAKSNSRKCSK